Genomic window (Bradyrhizobium sp. 186):
CGCAAGTTCATGCGCGACATCACCGGGCAGACCGGCTACCAGCAGCGTAAGGCGCAACTGCTCAACGCGCTCGGGCCGAAGGACTGGCCGTGGCGGCAGCGTGCCGCGCATTTCTGGGAGAAGCTGGGTCCGCAATGCATCGTCAATGCCGTGATGTTCGGGGCATTGGCGGCGGCCGGCGTCTGGTGGGCCTATCCGCTGCTATGGCTGGTGCCGCTTCTGACCTGGATGATGGTTATCACCCGTGTCCGCAACATCGCCGAGCACGCCGTCGTCCCCGATAGCCACGATCCCCTGCGCAACACCCGCACCACCCACGCCAATTTTCTCGAGCGCCTGTTCATCGCGCCTTACTACGTGAACTATCACCTCGAGCATCACCTGCTGTTCTACGTGCCCTGCTACAATCTGCCGAACGTTCATCGCCTGCTCAGCGAGAGCCGGCACGCCGGCCGCATGGAGGTGCAGCGGAGCTACGCCGCGGTGCTGCGGCTTGCCACCGCAAAGCCGGACCGCGACGACCGGCCGGGCCAATTGGCGAGCAGTGCGCGCCGCGCGCGGGAGGGTGCCGAGGTCGGTGCGGATCAGAAGGCGGGCGGTTTCTAGCAGGCGAGCGCCGCAGCTTTCGGCGCAGCGAGGAAAGGTATCGCTTCGGGGACGAGGGTGACCGGCTCGGCCATGCCGCTGTGGATCACGAAAGCGCCTTTGCCGCGGCGCTTGGCTTCGTACATCGCGCGATCGGCGGCGCTCAGCAGCTCATCGCCGGTCATCCCGTCACGCGGCGCCGAGGCGAGGCCGACGCTGGCGCCGACCCGGACCGCAGGCGCAAAGTCGAATGGCTCCGCAACACGCGTGATGATCCGCCGGGCGACCGCGGCAGCTTCGTCGTCCGTGATGTCGGGCAGCAGAATGACGAACTCGTCGCCACCGATGCGGCACACGACATCGGCGTCGCGCACGCTGGCACACAGGCGCTTCGCCACGGCAACGAGAACGGCGTCGCCCGCTGCATGTCCAAATCTGTCATTGACGCCCTTGAAGCCGTCGAGATCGACGCAGAACACCGTGAGCTTCGAGGTGGCCGACGCCGCATCCGGCCATGAGCCGTCGAGCATCTCCGCAAAAAGTTTCTGGTTGAGGGCGCGATTGGGAAGGCCGGTGAGCAGGTCGTGATGCGCCATCAGGCGGTTGTTGCGCTCGGAATGATGGAGGTCGAGCAGGATCTTATGGTTCTCGAGCAGCAGGAAAATCATCCCGGCGGTGTAGACCGGCGTTTGCAACCCGATAATGAACAGGAACGGGACCGGCGACAGGATCGTCGCCACCGCGAAGGGAAGCGTCAGAATACAAATCAGAAGGATGCCGTAGCGTGGCGTTCCGGCGTTCCTCGAGGCGATGCCGCCGACCAGATTCGCAAGCCCGATGCCGGCCATCAGGACCAGCGACATGACGCCCGATGCGACGCATTGATAGCAGCCGGCGGAAATCAGGATGACCGATGCCAGGCCCGCCCAGATCGGCGAAACGTTCACAGGCGCCCGCCGGTTTGCTTTCGCCCGTGCGAGGGCCTTCATCATCAGAAAAATGCGTGTGCTGCCGAGAGCCAGCTCTGCCAGCACCCAGGCATAGGCCCATGTGGCGCCGGTCAGTGCGGCGGCCAGCGATGCGATCAACAGCGATGCTAGCACGGCTACCACCAACGTCCTCGTCTTGTTGGTCCGCTGCTGGAGCAATTCGTTTTGGATGTCGTCGGGCTGTGGACGCGGGCCGGCGAGCAGCCAGTCGACGCAACCCTGCAGATGAAGCCACGGCCGCGCCGGTTGCCCGGCAGAAGCGGAAGCGCTCAATGTCTGTGGGACCATGGTTGCCATGGCGGCAACCTAGGTCAGCGGCATTTAAGGCGGTTTAAGTGCTGCGGCGAAGTTCCCGATAGCGTAAACGCTTTGCCAGCGGGCTGCCCGCGCCAAGCCCGGTTGGTGCACGGCAGCGGGTGGCTTTGGGGGCGCGAAGCCCGGTCGAAAGCGCCATCGCGGCTTGACAGCGCGCCCCCGGTCGTTGTCTACGGCCCCCTTTGGGGCATGATCGGAACCAAGGCTCGGGCTGGACGTAGTCGGCTGCCGGTTCTCGAAGAAAACTGCTCAAGCGATCCAGGGGGCGCCCGATGACGGCAGCATTCACATTTCCGGGGCAGGGGTCCCAGGCGGTCGGCATGGGCAAGGCCTTGGCCGACGCCTTTCCCGCGGCGCGCGCCGTGTTCGACGAGGTCGATTCCGCGCTTGGGGAGAAGCTGACGGCGACCATCTGGGATGGTCCGGCCGAAACCCTTCAGCTCACCGAGAACGCCCAGCCGGCGCTGATGGCGGTGTCCGTCGCCACTCTGCGCGTGCTCGAGAGCGAGGCTGGTTTTTCCGTGGCGCGGGACGCAGCCTTCGTTGCCGGCCATTCCCTCGGCGAATATTCAGCCCTGGCTGCTGCCGGCAGCCTGACGATTTCCGACACCGCACGGCTGCTTCGCACCCGCGGTCTCGCAATGCAAAAAGCCGTGCCGGTCGGCGCCGGCGCGATGGCCGCGCTGCTCGGCCTCGACTACGAGGCCGCCATCGAAGTCGCCAACGAGGCGGCGCAAGGCCAGGTCTGCCAGGCCGCCAATGACAATGGCGGCGGGCAGGTGGTCGTCTCCGGCGACAAGGCGGCGGTCGATCGCGCCGTCGAGATCGCCAAGGTCAAGGGCGCCAAGCGCGCGATGCTGCTGCCGGTGTCCGCGCCGTTCCATTGCAAGCTGATGCAGCCGGCCGCGGACGCCATGGCGGAGGCGCTGTCCAAGGTCACGATCAAGGCGCCGGCGGTGCCGCTGGTGTCGAACGTGCTGGCGAGCGCCATCACCGACCCCGATGAGATCCGTCGACGCCTGGTCGAGCAGGTCACCGGCACGGTGCGCTGGCGCGAATCGGTTGCCTATATGGCAGGGCAGGGCGTCACCCGCTTCTTCGAGATCGGCGCAGGAAAGGTGCTGACCGGTCTCGTCAAGCGCATCGCAGACGGTGCCGTCGGCGTCGCGGTCGGCGGACCGAACGACATTGCCGCTGCCAAGGAAGCGTCGGCCGCTGCGAAGCAGGCCTAGAGGAGTTATCAATGTTCGATCTGACTGGCAGGAAGGCGCTCGTCACCGGCGCGACCGGCGGCATCGGCGGCGCAATCGCGCAGGCGCTGCACGCGCAGGGCGCCACGGTTGCGATTTCGGGAACGCGGAAGGAAGTGCTGGACGAGCTTGCGAGCAAGCTCGGCGAGCGCGCCCTCGTGCTGCCCTGCAATCTCTCCAAGGCCGACGAGGTCGAGGCGCTGGTGCCCGCCGCGGAAGCGGCGATGGGGCAGGTCGACATCCTCGTCGCCAATGCCGGCATCACCCGCGACAATCTCTTCGTCCAGCTCCGCGACGAGGACTGGGAGGAGGTCATCAACGTCAATCTGACCTCGACCTTCCGTCTGGCGCGCGCCGCCACCAAATTGATGATGCGCAAGCGCTTCGGCCGCATCATCGCCATTACCTCGGTGGTCGGCGTCACAGGCAACCCCGGGCAGGGCAATTACACCGCGTCGAAGGCCGGCCTGATCGGCATGATCAAGACGCTCGGCGCTGAATACGCCAAGCGCGGCGTGACCGCGAACTGCATTGCGCCGGGCTTCATCAAGACGCCGATGACGGATGCGCTCAACGACAAGCAGCGCGAAACGATTCTGACCAAGGTTCCGGCCGCCCGCCTGGGCACTCCCGAGGACATTGCGGCAGCCGCCGTCTACCTCAGTTCGAACGAAGCAGCCTACGTCACAGGGCAAACTATCCACGTCAACGGTGGCATGGCCATGATCTAAGCCCGTCGTTCCGCACCGCCCACACCGGCGGCGCGAGATGCGGCAAACGGCCGTTTCCGGAGCGAAATGAGGCTTGTAGTCAAGGCAGTTGAAGTATGATAACCGGACCTTCAACGGATAGGCAAAGAACGCCATTGCAGGTTTTTGAAACCCTGTATATTGGCGATGCGGAGCCTTGGCCGTCGTTCGCCGGGCCTGCATCGGTTAGGATGGGGCCAAATCAAAGTTCGTAAGCGAAGGCAGTCAACGACCACGCGGCTCGTATCGTCCCGGGGGGTCGGGTCTACAGGGAACAACACGAGGTTAAGCAATGAGTGACATTGGCGAGCGGGTTAAGAAGATCGTGGTCGAACACCTTGGTGTTGAGCCCGAGAAGGTTGTCGACGCTGCGAGCTTCATCGACGACCTCGGCGCCGACAGTCTGGACACCGTCGAGCTGGTGATGGCGTTCGAAGAAGAATTCGGGTGCGAGATTCCGGACGACGCCGCGGAGACGATTCTCACCGTCGGCGACGCCACGAAGTTTCTCGAGAAGAACGCGAAGAGCTAAGCTCTTCATTTCGCGGGGACAACATTGAAACCGGACGGGCCGCTTCCCAGCGGTCAGCCGGTTTCTTGTTATCGGCCGTGAATCTTTCGAAGCGGAGTTTTCGGATATGAGGCGGGTTGTCGTCACGGGCCTCGGCATGGTGTCGCCACTCAGCTGTGGCGTCGAGCCGACCTGGAAGCGCATCCTCAACGGCGAAAGCGGTGCACGCAAGATCGAGAGCTTCGATGTCTCCGATCTTCAGACCAGGATCGCCTGCACCGTGGTGCGCGGTGACGGATCTAACGACAGCTTCAATCCCGATATCTGGATGGAGCCGAAGGACCAGCGCAAGGTCGATGACTTCATCATCTTCGGCATGGCCGCAGCGGGCCAGGCGCTCGACGATGCCAACTGGCATCCCGAGACCGAAGAGGACAAATGCGCGACCGGCACCATGATCGGGTCCGGCATCGGCGGCCTCAATGGCATCGCCGACACTGCGGTCCTGTTGAAGGAACGCGGGCCGCGCCGGGTGTCTCCTTTCTTCATTCCAGGCCGCCTGATCAATCTCGCCTCCGGCTATGTCTCGATCAAGCATGGGCTGAAGGGGCCGAACCATTCGGTGGTCACGGCCTGCTCGACCGGCGCACATGCGGTCGGCGACGCCGCCCGCCTGATTGCGCTGGGTGACGCCGACGTCATGGTCGCCGGCGGCGCGGAATCCCCAATCGGTCGCATCGGCATTGCCGGCTTCAATGCCGCACGCGCGCTGTCGACCGGATTCAACGAGACGCCCGAGAAGGCCTCGCGTCCTTACGACAAGGACCGCGACGGCTTTGTCATGGGTGAAGGTGCCGGTGTCCTGGTCCTCGAAGAGTTCGAGCACGCCAAACGCCGCGGCGCCAAGATCTACGCTGAGGTGATCGGCTACGGCCTCTCCGGCGATGCCTATCACATTACCTCACCAGCGCCCGACGGCGACGGCGGCTTCCGTAGCATGGCGGCCGCGCTGAAGCGCGCCGGCCTCTCGCCATCCGATCTCGACTACATCAACGCGCACGGCACCTCGACACCGCTCGGTGACGAAATCGAGCTCGGTGCGGTGGAGCGCCTGCTCGGCAATGCCGCCTCCAAGGTCGCGATGTCCTCGACCAAATCGTCGACCGGCCATCTTCTGGGCGCGGCCGGCGCGATCGAGGCGATCTTCGCCATCCTCGCGATTCGAGATAATATCGTGCCGCCGACCATCAACCTGGACAATCCGTCGGTCGAAACTGCGATCGATCTCGTGCCGCACACGGCCAAGAAGCGCGAGATCAACGTCGTACTGTCGAATTCTTTCGGTTTCGGCGGTACCAATGCGTCGGTGATCTTCCGGCGTTTGGCCAGTTAGCTTGCGTTTGAGACGAATCCACCGTTTTGCCGTATTCGGCGATAGTCATACTCGTGGGCGCGTGCATTTGGCAGGACAAGCGATTGTCAGGCCGCGATTGAACCGGCAGGATTCAGGTTGTTTGGATGAGTGAAAGGCCGCCCATTTCGCCCCGGAGTCCGCGGGCAGCGCTCGAGCCCGAGCAGGTCCCGCCGCCGCCGAAGCGATCGGACCGGGCGCGCAATCCGTTCGTGATCGTTGGCAACGCCATCATCACCATCCTCTTGATCGCCATGGTCGGCGCCGGCGCCGTCTATTATTACGGCCGGCAGGTGCTTGAGGCAGCGGGTCCGCTCAAGGAAGACAAGATCGTCAACATCCCGCAGCGCGCGGGCAAGCGCGACATCGCCGAGACCCTGAACCGGGAAGGCGTGACCGACGTCAATCCGTGGGTGTTCATCGCCAGCGTGGCTGCGCTGAAGGCGAGCTCGGACCTGAAGCCTGGCGAGTACGCATTCCAGAAGAACGCCTCCTTGCGCGACGTCATCGCCACCATCGTCGAAGGCAAGGTGGTGCAGCACGCCGTCACTGTCCCGGAAGGCCTGACCTCCGAGCAGATCGTGGCGCGGCTGTCCGACAACGACATCTTCACCGGCAGCGTGCGTGAGCTGCCGCGCGAAGGCACTCTGCTGCCGGAGACCTACAAGTTCCCGCGCGGGACCCCGCGCGAGCAGGTAATCCAGCGCATGCAGCAAGCGCACAAGCGCGTGCTGGCCGAGATCTGGGAGCGCCGTAGTCAGGACATTCCGGTCAAGACTCCGGAGCAGCTCGTGACTCTGGCTTCGATCGTTGAGAAGGAGACCGGCAAGCCGGATGAGCGCAGCCGTGTTGCCGCCGTGTTCGTCAACCGCCTGAAGCAGAGGATCAAGCTGCAGTCCGATCCCACGATCATCTACGGCATCGTCGGCGGTAAGGGCACGCTCGGCCGCCCGATCAAGCGCAGTGAGATCACGCAGCCCTCGCCCTACAACACCTATGTGATCGAAGGCCTGCCGCCCGGGCCGATCTCCAATCCGGGCCGCGCCTCGCTCGAAGCCACCGCCAACCCGGCCCGCACCCGCGACCTCTTTTTCGTCGCCGACGGTAGCGGCGGGCATGCCTTCACCGAGACCTACGACGCGCACCAGAAGAATGTCGCCAAGCTGCGCGCGATGGAGAAGCAGATCCAGAACGACACGGTCGAGCCGGCCGACGATGCGCAGGCGCCGGCCGCCGCCGCGCCCGCCGCCGCCGATACGCCGACCGCGACCACGCCGGCGCGGCCCAACCAGCAGAAGAAGCCGCCGGCACGGCCCGCCAATCCCGCGCCGGCCCGGCAGGGCGCGGTGCAGCCTTCGCCGCCGGTGGTCCAACGCTAGAGGCTACGCAGACCTGCGGTCTCTGCGGATTCCACTTTCCTGCAAAATTGTCTTAAGATTCGCGTGCCTTGATGGCCTCGCGAATCTCATCTGTCCGGAGAAACTGACCCGATGGCGCTGTCGTCCATGACCGGCTTTGCCCGAAGCCACGGCGCTAGCGGGCCGTATACGTTCGAATGGGAATTGAAGTCGGTCAACGCCAAGGGCTTTGACCTGCGCGTGCGGCTGCCCCAGGGGTTCGAGGAGCTCGAGGCGCATGCCAAGAAGCGCGCCGGCGAGGTGCTGTCGCGCGGCACCGTCTACGCCAATCTCACGGTCAAGCGCACCAATGCCGCCGCCACGGTCCGCGTCAATGAGGACGTGCTCAACGCCGTCCTGAAGGCCGCCGCCGTGATCGCCGGCAAGGTCGACGCGGTGGCGCCGAGCGTCGACGGCCTGCTCGCCATCAAGGGCGTGATCGAGGTCGCCGAGCCCGACGGCGACGAGGAGGAGGACAAGGCCGCGCGAGCGGCGGCGGCCGAAGCCTTCGACAAGGCGCTCGCCGAACTCGTCGAGATGCGCAAGCGCGAGGGTACCTCGCTCGGGCAGATCCTGATCCAGCGGGTCGACGAGGTCGAGGCGCTCGCGAAAAAGGCCGAGGCCGCGCCCGGCCGCAAGCCCGAGGCGATCAAGGCCAGGCTCGCCGAGCAGATTGCCGCGCTGCTCGACACCTCAGACCGTTTCGATTCCGATCGCCTGATGCAGGAAGCGATCCTGATCGCGACCAGGGCCGACATCCGCGAGGAGCTCGACCGCATCGCCTCCCATATCGCGCAAGCGCGCGAACTGATCGGCAAGGGCGGCCCGGTCGGGCGCAAGCTCGATTTCCTGGCGCAGGAATTTCACCGCGAGGTCAACACCTGCTGCTCGAAGTCGAACGACATCGAGCTGACCAATACGGGGCTCGCCATGAAGAACGTGGTCGAGCAGTTCCGCGAGCAGGTCCAGAATCTGGAGTGATCGATGACGACAAGCGGTCACGGAACTGACGGTGTCGAGCGGCGCGGGCTGATGTTCGTGCTGTCCTCGCCGTCAGGCGCGGGCAAAACAACGTTGTCGCGTATGCTGATTGCGGAGACCCCCGGCCTCCAAATGTCAGTCTCAGCGACAACGCGGCCGATGCGGCCGGGCGAGGTCGATGGGAAGGATTATTTCTTCGTCGACCAAAATCGCTTCGAGACGATGGTGACGAATGGCGAACTCCTCGAATGGGCGAATGTGTTCGGCAATCGCTATGGTACGCCGCGCGGACCCGTCGACGCTGCGCTGGCGGCGGGGAATGACGTGTTGTTCGACATCGACTGGCAGGGGACCCAGCAGCTTCGCGATCGTTCGGGTAAGGATGTCGTTAGCGTGTTCATCTTGCCGCCGTCGGTTGCTGCGCTTGAGCAACGGCTGCATACTCGCGCGCAAGACTCTGACGAGGTCATTCGCGGCCGCATGAAAAAAGCGGGCGATGAAATGAGCCATTTCGACGCCTACGACTACATTGTTGTCAACGACAATATCGGCATTGCTTTCGAGGCGGTGCGCTCGATCCTACGAGCCGAACAGCTTAAGCGCGAACGCCAGGTCGGTCTTGAAGGCTTCGTACGTGGACTGCGGAATCAGCTCGAGAGATAGCTGGCCGCGTCAACCTCGGCCCTTCCTTCGCCAGGCGTTCCAGCATCGTCGTGATGACGTCGATGTCGACCGCATCCTCATCGTGCGAATTTTCAACGTGATCGGCCGGCTCTTCGTCATGGGTATCGTTGGCCGCGAGCTGAGGCGCCGATGCCTCGACCTCAAATTCCCCGTCGAATGACTCGATCTTGGCCTCGTCACGTTCTGCTGCGGCGGGTTTGTGCGCTACAACCATGTCGATCTTGTCGGCGATCGCAACGGGTGTTGCGGCCTGCGGAGGTGCGGCATCGAAGTCCACCGGACGCGGCTGCTGCGTGCGCGGCGTCGCATTGAGCCATGGCGCACGGCTGCCATGCTGATCCTGCGGCTCCCAATCGTCCCAATTCACGCGGCGGTCGCCCGCCTGGACGCGGACGCGTGCGCCGGCAAAACGGTAGATGAGGCTGGCGAGGAGGCCTGCGAGCGCGAGTGCGCCGCCGATGACGAGCAGGAGCATCTGGAGCGAGCCGGTCGGCCTGTCGGCGGACGCATCGGCCGCGGCGAGCGCCACCGGAGCAGCGGGTTTTGCCGGCTTCGCGCTCGGTTGCGCGGCGGCCGTTGCAGGTGGGGTCACCGATTGCGGCGCGGGCGAAGCGACCGTGGCGGAAGCGTCGGGCCAACGTGCATCGAGCGCGGGCTGTTGGGCATTGCTGTCGTTGGCGCCCGGAGATTGGGGCGCGGCCGGTGCGATTGCCGCGCCCTGCGCCGGCGCGTTCGGCATTCTCGGTGCGGCGAAGCTCTGCGGTGTCAGATATTCAGCGCGCGCATCCTGCACCGGGTGCTGCGGCGGCGCCGCTGAATCCGGGGCGGGTGTGTCGGTCGCGGCCTGCGCGCTCTGTGTGGTCGCCTTGCCGTCTTCGGCGCGCAGGTACCAGCATTGCCGCTTGGTGCTGCGATCGAGACGATAGTGCCAATGCTGTCCCTGCGGCGCGGTGCTCTTCGGCGAGGCGAGGCAGTCGGCGGCGGCGGCGTTTGCCGTGCTCGATGTGCTCGGCGCGTTCTGCGACACGGCCGCCAACGGCGCGCCGGCAATGATGCTGGCGAACAGCGTCGAAATGAACTTCGCGGTGCGGTTGCCCATCCTGGTCTCCCGTTTACGCCCGATGCAACTCGTTACCTTCCCTTTCTCATCAAAGAGTTGGGTGGCAATGAGCCGCAAATCCGGAGAGGATGTGGCCTGAATTGGGCCTGCGGCGCGTTCGTTCCGCCGCGAAATCAGGTTTTTTGGGTTCCGCCATTGCTCGGTCGATCTCCATGTCCCAGGGCACCCGTCGTCGCGCCCTGGCCCCGGCGACTGCGCCGGTTGTGGCGCGGGGCCACGGCTTCGCGTTCTCGCGGCAGGTTTTGCCCGAGCCTTGCTTCAACTCGTCGCCCTTCAAAACCAAAGGGCGCAGGGAAGGCCGGGCGCCGGCGGCACCCTTGGTCCGTGCGCTACAGAAGTGCCCACGGTTTGGACCACAGGTGTAGCCGAACGCCCGGCCTTCCCTGCGCGGATGGTTTTAACGGTGTCCTTCGTGCTCTCCTCGGGGAGCGATGCACTATTGCCCCCGTCGCCCTGCGGATGGCTGATGCGCGCGCCCGGTCGGGCCGCAACATCACCGCAAGACTTGACGCACAGACTCCGGGCGTCAGGACCACACGTCTATATCTTGGCATTCGGTGAAACACGCCGAAACTAAGAAAACCCTTTAAAACAAGCTCTTTTCGCCTACCCTGTTTCGGGGTGCTTCGGCGGGTTTCGCCAAATCTAGGCCGAACTTCCCCTCGGGATTTTTGTTAGAGCGTTGAGAGGATTTGAGAAGTTTGGATCGGGCTGATTTTGTAGGCATGTAAATGATGATTTTTGGCTTGCGAATGGCAGGTTTCCGTGATTCGATTCCGGCATGTTCGTCGCCCGCATTCCCAACCGCAACTCACCGCCCGCGATCCTGTTGCGCGAGAGCTATCGCGAGGGCGACAAGATCAAGTCGCGCACGCTGGCCAACCTGTCGCATTGGCCGGATGAGAAGATCGATGCGCTGCGCCGCGTCCTGAAAGGCGAGGAGCTGGTCTCGCCGGCCGAGCAACTGCGGATCGAGCGCTCGCTGCCGCACGGCCACGTGGCCGCGGTGCTCGGCATGGCGCGCCAGCTCGGACTGCATCGCCTTGTCCCGGACAAGCCCAGACGGTTGGCCAGGCTGGCTTTGGCCTTGATCGTGGCACGGGTGATCGAACCGGCCGCCAAGCTGGCCACGGCGCGCCAGCTCAGCGAGGCGACGGCGGCGCATTCGCTGGGCGAACTGCTCGATCTCAGCGCCGTCGACGAGGACGAGCTTTACGAAGCGCTCGACCTGCTCGGCACGGCCCAACCGGGGATCGAGGCGACGCTCGCCAAGCGCCATCTGCATGACGGCTCGCTGGTGCTCTACGATCTCACCTCCAGCTATCTGGAGGGGCGACATTGCGAATTGGCGCGGCATGGTTACAGCCGCGACGGTCGTTCCGACAAGCTGCAGATCGTGTTCGGCTTGCTGTGCGCCGCCGACGGCTGCCCGGTGGCGGTGGAGGTGTTCGAAGGTAACACCGCCGACCCGAGCACGCTGGCCGCGCAAGTCGACAAACTGAAGGCCCGCTTCAAGCTGTCGCGTGTGGTACTGGTCGGCGATCGCGGCATGATCACCAGCGCCCGTATCGAAGCCGATCTGATGCCGGCCGGGCTCGATTGGATCACCGCTCTGCGGGCGCCGGCGATCCGCAAGCTCGCCGAGGACGGCGGCCCGCTGCAATTGTCGCTGTTCGACGATCGCGATATGGCCGAGATCACGTCCCCCGACTTCCCCGGCGAGCGCCTGATCGTGTGCCGCAACCCGGATCTGGCC
Coding sequences:
- a CDS encoding fatty acid desaturase family protein; amino-acid sequence: MTALRMRARDFLTDDQLVDVRQRVTWKGVALIAHAWALIIGAIALVAWWPNPLTYIFAVAVIGSRQLGLVILMHDGAHGCLSADEKTNLTLSQWFCAYPIFAETRAYRRYHLQHHARTQQEDDPDLVLSAPFPITRLSYRRKFMRDITGQTGYQQRKAQLLNALGPKDWPWRQRAAHFWEKLGPQCIVNAVMFGALAAAGVWWAYPLLWLVPLLTWMMVITRVRNIAEHAVVPDSHDPLRNTRTTHANFLERLFIAPYYVNYHLEHHLLFYVPCYNLPNVHRLLSESRHAGRMEVQRSYAAVLRLATAKPDRDDRPGQLASSARRAREGAEVGADQKAGGF
- a CDS encoding GGDEF domain-containing protein; the encoded protein is MATMVPQTLSASASAGQPARPWLHLQGCVDWLLAGPRPQPDDIQNELLQQRTNKTRTLVVAVLASLLIASLAAALTGATWAYAWVLAELALGSTRIFLMMKALARAKANRRAPVNVSPIWAGLASVILISAGCYQCVASGVMSLVLMAGIGLANLVGGIASRNAGTPRYGILLICILTLPFAVATILSPVPFLFIIGLQTPVYTAGMIFLLLENHKILLDLHHSERNNRLMAHHDLLTGLPNRALNQKLFAEMLDGSWPDAASATSKLTVFCVDLDGFKGVNDRFGHAAGDAVLVAVAKRLCASVRDADVVCRIGGDEFVILLPDITDDEAAAVARRIITRVAEPFDFAPAVRVGASVGLASAPRDGMTGDELLSAADRAMYEAKRRGKGAFVIHSGMAEPVTLVPEAIPFLAAPKAAALAC
- the fabD gene encoding ACP S-malonyltransferase; translation: MTAAFTFPGQGSQAVGMGKALADAFPAARAVFDEVDSALGEKLTATIWDGPAETLQLTENAQPALMAVSVATLRVLESEAGFSVARDAAFVAGHSLGEYSALAAAGSLTISDTARLLRTRGLAMQKAVPVGAGAMAALLGLDYEAAIEVANEAAQGQVCQAANDNGGGQVVVSGDKAAVDRAVEIAKVKGAKRAMLLPVSAPFHCKLMQPAADAMAEALSKVTIKAPAVPLVSNVLASAITDPDEIRRRLVEQVTGTVRWRESVAYMAGQGVTRFFEIGAGKVLTGLVKRIADGAVGVAVGGPNDIAAAKEASAAAKQA
- the fabG gene encoding 3-oxoacyl-[acyl-carrier-protein] reductase; this encodes MFDLTGRKALVTGATGGIGGAIAQALHAQGATVAISGTRKEVLDELASKLGERALVLPCNLSKADEVEALVPAAEAAMGQVDILVANAGITRDNLFVQLRDEDWEEVINVNLTSTFRLARAATKLMMRKRFGRIIAITSVVGVTGNPGQGNYTASKAGLIGMIKTLGAEYAKRGVTANCIAPGFIKTPMTDALNDKQRETILTKVPAARLGTPEDIAAAAVYLSSNEAAYVTGQTIHVNGGMAMI
- a CDS encoding acyl carrier protein; the encoded protein is MSDIGERVKKIVVEHLGVEPEKVVDAASFIDDLGADSLDTVELVMAFEEEFGCEIPDDAAETILTVGDATKFLEKNAKS
- the fabF gene encoding beta-ketoacyl-ACP synthase II yields the protein MRRVVVTGLGMVSPLSCGVEPTWKRILNGESGARKIESFDVSDLQTRIACTVVRGDGSNDSFNPDIWMEPKDQRKVDDFIIFGMAAAGQALDDANWHPETEEDKCATGTMIGSGIGGLNGIADTAVLLKERGPRRVSPFFIPGRLINLASGYVSIKHGLKGPNHSVVTACSTGAHAVGDAARLIALGDADVMVAGGAESPIGRIGIAGFNAARALSTGFNETPEKASRPYDKDRDGFVMGEGAGVLVLEEFEHAKRRGAKIYAEVIGYGLSGDAYHITSPAPDGDGGFRSMAAALKRAGLSPSDLDYINAHGTSTPLGDEIELGAVERLLGNAASKVAMSSTKSSTGHLLGAAGAIEAIFAILAIRDNIVPPTINLDNPSVETAIDLVPHTAKKREINVVLSNSFGFGGTNASVIFRRLAS
- the mltG gene encoding endolytic transglycosylase MltG, whose amino-acid sequence is MSERPPISPRSPRAALEPEQVPPPPKRSDRARNPFVIVGNAIITILLIAMVGAGAVYYYGRQVLEAAGPLKEDKIVNIPQRAGKRDIAETLNREGVTDVNPWVFIASVAALKASSDLKPGEYAFQKNASLRDVIATIVEGKVVQHAVTVPEGLTSEQIVARLSDNDIFTGSVRELPREGTLLPETYKFPRGTPREQVIQRMQQAHKRVLAEIWERRSQDIPVKTPEQLVTLASIVEKETGKPDERSRVAAVFVNRLKQRIKLQSDPTIIYGIVGGKGTLGRPIKRSEITQPSPYNTYVIEGLPPGPISNPGRASLEATANPARTRDLFFVADGSGGHAFTETYDAHQKNVAKLRAMEKQIQNDTVEPADDAQAPAAAAPAAADTPTATTPARPNQQKKPPARPANPAPARQGAVQPSPPVVQR
- a CDS encoding YicC/YloC family endoribonuclease yields the protein MALSSMTGFARSHGASGPYTFEWELKSVNAKGFDLRVRLPQGFEELEAHAKKRAGEVLSRGTVYANLTVKRTNAAATVRVNEDVLNAVLKAAAVIAGKVDAVAPSVDGLLAIKGVIEVAEPDGDEEEDKAARAAAAEAFDKALAELVEMRKREGTSLGQILIQRVDEVEALAKKAEAAPGRKPEAIKARLAEQIAALLDTSDRFDSDRLMQEAILIATRADIREELDRIASHIAQARELIGKGGPVGRKLDFLAQEFHREVNTCCSKSNDIELTNTGLAMKNVVEQFREQVQNLE
- the gmk gene encoding guanylate kinase — its product is MTTSGHGTDGVERRGLMFVLSSPSGAGKTTLSRMLIAETPGLQMSVSATTRPMRPGEVDGKDYFFVDQNRFETMVTNGELLEWANVFGNRYGTPRGPVDAALAAGNDVLFDIDWQGTQQLRDRSGKDVVSVFILPPSVAALEQRLHTRAQDSDEVIRGRMKKAGDEMSHFDAYDYIVVNDNIGIAFEAVRSILRAEQLKRERQVGLEGFVRGLRNQLER
- a CDS encoding IS1634 family transposase; this encodes MFVARIPNRNSPPAILLRESYREGDKIKSRTLANLSHWPDEKIDALRRVLKGEELVSPAEQLRIERSLPHGHVAAVLGMARQLGLHRLVPDKPRRLARLALALIVARVIEPAAKLATARQLSEATAAHSLGELLDLSAVDEDELYEALDLLGTAQPGIEATLAKRHLHDGSLVLYDLTSSYLEGRHCELARHGYSRDGRSDKLQIVFGLLCAADGCPVAVEVFEGNTADPSTLAAQVDKLKARFKLSRVVLVGDRGMITSARIEADLMPAGLDWITALRAPAIRKLAEDGGPLQLSLFDDRDMAEITSPDFPGERLIVCRNPDLADERRRKRGELLAATEKDLARVKAAVQRQRNPLRGEDEIGLKVGAVLGKRKMAKHFHLAITDTSFDFSRIEDAIANEASLDGFYVLRTNVPAENLDTAATVRAYKSLAQVERAFRTIKTVELEVRPIHHRLAGRVRAHVFLCMLAYYIVWHMRRALAPILFDDHDREAADAARVSPVAKARVSAAARTKANRKHTHDGRPVHSFRTLLQDLATLTRNIVRIGQDAPAAMLTSPTPLQQDVFNRLGIPIAP